The following are encoded together in the Hoplias malabaricus isolate fHopMal1 chromosome 3, fHopMal1.hap1, whole genome shotgun sequence genome:
- the nfil3-5 gene encoding nuclear factor, interleukin 3 regulated, member 5, with the protein MESQSPPIQNTSDNMETLETFSAYDESSPSPQINNSSRQGRVIKPKPNANCRRKREFISEEKKDASYWEKRRKNNEAAKRSREKRRLNDMVLENRVIALNEENLRLKTELLQLKLRFGLISTASYMEKTQQISSGSEAGGNGGSTGGATGNPYFSSSGYSSSSQVMMNSDSSEAEQTTRRERHTPLPKYSPRGSLSDMSDGSSRDSPEPMSYDIKRESSGMDIARLETSVLSGMFNGHPGLAQLQSHQLQGSEETVSTPASQPPTAQRSVILYRSGSNSYPVESQRLDGADQLQTGHMTQAGGHLSVRADGLETLSEVAQQLARRNLDSPSEYTRNKLDAEEVQLFSSQQEHHSQTQDLPIGSGPNSYVPDLLSEAGKVHMFQHQNPYQSPMDEEPPVLIYEGDRRADGFFQDHLSLSKDTSSSDGDPRSSDKEASTDDESPSSSSSETGGYNPSHLSACSPTMGISAACQNGDGQAEMKTMALPHKLRLKYRALSRSGNQDVPNCATTTAATSPSSTPPQHLYLSDSQQQDKEDELEEAEELSPQQLLSIVNSGAPKDSGKKGSGGRGRNKKRD; encoded by the coding sequence ATGGAAAGTCAGAGTCCTCCTATACAAAACACCAGCGACAACATGGAAACTTTAGAGACATTCTCAGCTTATGATGAGAGTTCACCATCACCCCAGATAAATAACTCTTCTCGACAAGGCAGGGTCATCAAACCAAAGCCCAACGCCAACTGCCGCCGAAAGCGGGAATTCATTTCGGAAGAAAAGAAGGATGCATCCTACTGGGAGAAACGTCGCAAGAACAATGAGGCGGCCAAGCGTTCCAGAGAAAAACGCAGACTGAATGACATGGTGCTGGAGAACCGGGTGATCGCTCTGAACGAGGAGAACCTTCGCCTGAAGACCGAGCTTCTGCAGCTGAAGCTGAGATTCGGACTCATCAGCACCGCCTCGTACATGGAGAAAACCCAACAGATCAGCAGTGGGTCTGAGGCAGGCGGAAATGGTGGTTCCACTGGAGGAGCGACTGGCAACCCGTACTTCTCAAGCAGTGGGTATTCCAGCTCCTCTCAGGTGATGATGAACTCTGACTCCTCAGAAGCTGAACAGACAACTCGAAGGGAACGTCATACGCCTTTACCCAAGTACTCTCCTCGTGGCTCTCTGTCGGATATGTCTGATGGATCTTCTCGGGACAGCCCTGAGCCAATGTCCTATGATATCAAGCGAGAAAGCTCAGGTATGGACATCGCCAGACTTGAGACGAGCGTCCTCAGCGGCATGTTCAATGGTCATCCTGGTCTTGCTCAGCTTCAGAGCCACCAACTGCAAGGAAGTGAGGAAACGGTTAGTACGCCAGCCAGTCAACCGCCCACAGCCCAGAGGAGTGTTATTCTCTATCGCTCTGGGAGCAATTCGTACCCAGTGGAGAGCCAGAGACTCGATGGTGCAGATCAGCTACAAACAGGACACATGACCCAAGCAGGAGGGCATCTGTCTGTAAGAGCAGATGGTTTAGAGACTCTCTCAGAAGTTGCTCAACAGCTGGCGAGGCGAAACTTGGATTCGCCGTCTGAGTACACTAGAAACAAACTGGATGCTGAGGAAGTGCAGTTGTTTTCCTCACAGCAAGAACACCACTCTCAAACACAAGATCTACCTATAGGTTCTGGTCCAAACTCCTATGTCCCAGACTTGCTCAGCGAGGCTGGGAAGGTTCACATGTTCCAGCACCAGAATCCCTACCAGAGCCCCATGGACGAAGAACCACCGGTGCTGATCTATGAAGGAGATCGCAGAGCTGACGGATTCTTCCAAGACCACTTGTCTTTGAGCAAGGATACGTCCTCGAGTGACGGAGATCCTCGAAGCTCAGACAAAGAAGCTTCCACCGATGATGAATCCCCATCGTCTTCGTCCTCGGAAACTGGTGGCTACAATCCAAGCCATCTGTCCGCTTGCTCGCCGACGATGGGCATCAGTGCTGCCTGCCAGAACGGCGATGGACAAGCCGAAATGAAAACAATGGCGCTGCCTCATAAGCTGAGACTGAAATACAGGGCACTTTCCAGAAGTGGGAACCAGGATGTTCCCAACTGTGCCACAACCACAGCAGCCACTTCACCCAGTTCAACACCACCTCAGCACCTTTACCTGTCCGACAGCCAGCAGCAAGACAAAGAGGATGAGCTGGAGGAAGCAGAGGAGCTTAGCCCACAGCAGTTGCTGTCCATAGTGAATTCAGGAGCCCCGAAGGACAGTGGGAAGAAGGGGTCAGGGGGACGAGGCAGAAACAAGAAACGTGACTAA